One Fuerstiella marisgermanici DNA window includes the following coding sequences:
- the rpsD gene encoding 30S ribosomal protein S4 produces MGRYTGPKGRVNRRLGVNVYESNGAIKSLERKEFPPGMHKRRKKPTNYGLGLAEKQKIKFYYGLRDRQLNRYFNKARAIKGNTGESLLILCERRLDNVVRRAGFTCTRPQARQGIVHRHFQLNGVTVNKPGIMVRPGDVITLRKRPNLQNLYKHIAEGVTIPQNDWINFDESSLSAIVTTLPTFDDVGLIVDANQVVAFLSR; encoded by the coding sequence ATGGGTCGTTACACAGGTCCAAAGGGACGAGTCAACCGCCGGCTGGGCGTCAACGTTTACGAATCAAATGGTGCGATCAAATCGCTTGAGCGGAAAGAGTTTCCGCCGGGCATGCACAAGCGTCGTAAGAAGCCGACCAACTACGGTTTGGGTCTGGCAGAAAAGCAGAAGATCAAGTTCTATTACGGCCTTCGCGACCGTCAGTTGAACCGCTACTTCAATAAGGCTCGTGCCATCAAAGGTAACACGGGGGAGTCGCTGCTGATTCTCTGCGAACGTCGCCTGGACAATGTGGTTCGCCGAGCAGGCTTCACCTGCACTCGCCCACAGGCTCGTCAGGGCATCGTGCATCGCCACTTCCAACTGAATGGCGTCACCGTTAACAAGCCTGGCATCATGGTCCGCCCTGGCGATGTGATCACTCTGCGAAAACGTCCAAACCTGCAGAACCTGTACAAGCACATTGCTGAAGGTGTCACGATCCCTCAGAACGACTGGATCAACTTCGATGAAAGCAGCCTGTCTGCCATCGTGACCACGTTGCCGACATTCGACGACGTGGGACTGATCGTCGACGCGAACCAGGTTGTGGCGTTCCTGTCACGATAG
- a CDS encoding DUF4332 domain-containing protein, with translation MRLVDINVDRFGVLKNASLEDLSPGMTVVYGGNGSGKTTLVSFLRGLLFGYTTDHQGFQVDDSHFGGNVSLKSQGRSLRLSRECNHGISSDLSTKDLASSVAVTTHATQLAPWINETVHQEIFSVGYQEAARFDLLTRLCLDGEGATGNEEEMRRTELAISECVREREGDGVQHGLRQKMADVQRQRDDLRGRLAEMRRVDPTIPPRIAELELQLKRLAAFLAEVEQKITDCEAQIRQLEEVLEQLRRRNVVTLDRRAIEERINSLSQRQQRWASIRESVQRELSGIDGRRSISGSSTDSLTSVRALVARLEQRMDSLLKDGTLQATSATGVNRDLFIEHLRSEVFSLCEHVSHHEAAVQSHEASLESLLAERTLHDADNVDAVIQGQIDALKEELVCSENVLDRDVRSVLTCDSHSHAEFFRPSQRTVHGSVEEIEAQLITLRRRLSDLHRERQSTVDQVRQLEVELAELRLKLKATARLEDIDRVKMQIAQLDAEFELLQQRYNVQQTTEANLRTVLERLRNYRNPGVLELASEYVDRLTDGDCHQLIADSTNSHILAETRQSSHPQKLQQLSRGTRDLAALALRLALIQCRAEDAERCPLILDDVFITADDDAAEAAADLLMDVAADGQQIIFFTCQKDVRELFARRDASVRYLNERPAVAPRVAEVPQPVISAPTPPPVVQPAPKPAPTSDHTNWLFYLEVDNSVEDLSGLTVAEVEAFRASDIETIDELLTMSVDELEARFRQRGYSISRDRIRAWRGQAELASQIPMLRRSDAELLYAAGIQSTVELSRMRPETVFDVVTTFQDTQAGSRFRRSSRSIDRQQAINWSRWSQHSRSLSEARRSRSRFFVGSGDSDSSGRGFDRSSSRLRSRRARISESGTVVRKQRRPSLSTEARRKRDDRQNRRRQRMTRHSSSYRTTKQSNDTDTDTDRELKFYLNRSDDVEAAPSIGPKTAQRLARVGIYTVDDLLNAHATDVADRLDNRRISADTILEWQGQARMVCLVPGLRGHDAQILVACGVTEPEQLAAKRAADLFAIVGPFADTSEGERIVRGGRKPDLEEVTDWISWAQNSRSLSAAA, from the coding sequence ATGCGTTTAGTAGATATTAATGTGGATCGATTCGGTGTTCTGAAAAATGCCTCGCTGGAAGACCTGTCTCCAGGAATGACGGTTGTTTACGGCGGCAACGGCAGCGGCAAAACGACGCTGGTCAGCTTTCTGCGAGGATTGCTATTCGGTTACACGACCGACCATCAGGGCTTTCAGGTTGATGACAGTCACTTTGGCGGCAACGTGTCTCTGAAATCGCAGGGGCGATCATTGCGGCTGTCTCGGGAATGCAACCACGGCATTTCGTCAGACCTGTCCACCAAAGATCTGGCCAGCAGCGTCGCAGTGACAACGCACGCCACTCAACTGGCACCATGGATCAATGAAACGGTACACCAGGAAATCTTCAGCGTCGGCTATCAGGAAGCCGCTCGCTTTGACCTGCTGACTCGCCTGTGTCTGGACGGCGAAGGGGCCACCGGCAACGAAGAGGAAATGCGACGCACCGAACTGGCGATTAGCGAGTGTGTGCGGGAACGCGAAGGTGACGGCGTGCAGCACGGCCTTCGTCAGAAGATGGCTGATGTGCAGCGGCAGCGAGACGACTTGCGAGGGCGCCTCGCAGAAATGCGACGCGTTGATCCGACAATTCCGCCACGCATTGCCGAACTCGAACTGCAGCTGAAACGACTGGCCGCGTTTCTGGCGGAAGTTGAACAGAAGATCACAGATTGCGAAGCACAGATCCGTCAACTGGAAGAAGTGCTGGAGCAGCTACGCCGCCGCAACGTTGTGACACTCGATCGTCGCGCGATTGAGGAGCGGATTAACAGTTTGTCTCAGCGGCAACAACGGTGGGCGTCGATTCGCGAATCCGTCCAGCGAGAGCTCTCCGGTATCGATGGTCGCCGTTCTATCAGCGGTAGCAGCACCGATTCATTGACGTCCGTTCGAGCCCTTGTGGCACGACTTGAACAACGCATGGACAGCCTGTTGAAAGATGGAACCCTTCAGGCCACGTCGGCAACTGGCGTGAATCGCGATCTGTTTATCGAACATCTGCGCAGTGAAGTGTTTTCGTTGTGCGAACACGTCAGTCACCACGAAGCCGCTGTGCAATCGCACGAAGCCTCGCTTGAATCGCTGTTGGCTGAACGGACGCTGCACGACGCGGACAACGTTGATGCTGTGATTCAGGGCCAAATCGACGCACTGAAGGAAGAGCTGGTTTGCAGCGAAAACGTGCTCGACCGAGATGTTCGTTCGGTACTGACCTGTGATTCTCACAGTCATGCTGAATTTTTCCGACCATCGCAGCGTACCGTGCACGGCTCCGTTGAGGAAATTGAAGCTCAACTGATCACGCTGCGGCGCCGGTTAAGTGACCTGCATCGAGAACGTCAGTCGACAGTTGACCAGGTTCGTCAGCTGGAAGTCGAACTTGCTGAGTTGCGTTTGAAGTTGAAAGCCACAGCGAGACTGGAAGACATTGATCGCGTCAAAATGCAGATCGCTCAGCTGGACGCGGAATTCGAACTGTTGCAGCAGCGATACAACGTTCAGCAAACGACTGAAGCGAATTTGCGCACAGTGCTGGAACGGTTGCGGAATTATCGTAACCCCGGTGTGCTGGAGCTGGCCTCCGAATACGTCGATCGTCTGACTGACGGAGACTGTCATCAGTTGATTGCTGATTCAACGAATTCGCACATTCTGGCGGAAACACGGCAGTCGTCGCATCCGCAGAAACTTCAGCAGCTAAGCCGGGGCACGCGGGATCTGGCAGCTCTGGCACTTCGCCTCGCGTTGATCCAATGTCGCGCCGAGGATGCGGAACGTTGTCCGCTGATTCTGGATGACGTGTTCATCACGGCCGATGACGATGCGGCAGAAGCGGCTGCTGATCTGCTGATGGATGTCGCCGCCGACGGCCAGCAGATTATCTTCTTCACTTGCCAAAAAGATGTGCGTGAGCTGTTTGCTCGCCGAGACGCGAGTGTCCGATACCTCAACGAACGTCCGGCTGTAGCCCCGCGAGTTGCTGAAGTTCCTCAGCCGGTCATCTCTGCACCCACGCCGCCGCCCGTTGTTCAGCCAGCACCAAAGCCGGCGCCGACCTCCGACCACACGAATTGGTTGTTCTATCTTGAAGTCGACAATTCGGTGGAAGATCTGTCGGGGTTGACGGTTGCTGAAGTCGAAGCGTTTCGCGCTTCGGATATCGAAACAATCGACGAACTTCTGACGATGTCCGTCGATGAACTGGAAGCCAGGTTCCGTCAGCGAGGTTACTCAATCAGTCGCGATCGTATTCGTGCGTGGCGTGGTCAGGCAGAACTAGCGAGCCAGATTCCAATGCTGCGACGCAGCGATGCAGAATTGCTGTATGCGGCGGGTATTCAAAGCACTGTCGAACTTAGCCGTATGCGTCCGGAAACTGTGTTCGACGTTGTCACGACATTCCAGGACACTCAGGCTGGATCACGTTTTCGCCGTTCGAGCCGCTCAATTGATCGGCAGCAGGCCATCAACTGGAGTCGCTGGTCTCAGCATTCGCGATCACTGTCAGAAGCACGACGATCGCGTTCGCGGTTTTTTGTTGGGTCGGGAGATTCGGACAGCAGTGGCCGAGGCTTCGACAGGAGTTCTTCGCGACTAAGAAGCCGACGTGCTCGCATCTCTGAAAGTGGTACCGTCGTTCGCAAGCAGCGACGCCCCAGTCTTTCAACGGAAGCCCGCCGCAAGCGAGACGACCGGCAAAACCGACGCCGCCAGCGGATGACACGTCATTCGTCTTCGTATCGAACGACAAAACAATCCAACGACACTGATACCGATACTGACCGGGAACTGAAGTTCTATCTGAATCGTTCGGACGATGTGGAAGCCGCTCCATCGATCGGGCCCAAGACGGCTCAACGACTGGCCAGAGTTGGCATCTATACGGTCGATGACCTGTTGAATGCCCATGCGACTGACGTGGCGGATCGACTGGACAATCGTCGCATCTCTGCTGACACGATTCTCGAATGGCAGGGGCAAGCTCGCATGGTTTGCCTTGTGCCGGGACTGCGAGGCCACGACGCTCAGATTCTGGTTGCCTGCGGAGTCACAGAGCCCGAGCAGCTAGCTGCAAAACGAGCGGCGGACCTGTTCGCCATTGTTGGCCCATTCGCGGACACATCAGAAGGCGAACGGATCGTCCGTGGCGGCCGCAAACCGGATTTGGAAGAGGTCACTGACTGGATCAGCTGGGCACAGAACTCACGATCGCTGTCAGCAGCCGCATAA